DNA from Corvus moneduloides isolate bCorMon1 chromosome 8, bCorMon1.pri, whole genome shotgun sequence:
AAACAGGTTCTTACTGAAGAACTGCTGGATGCAGATTCCCCAACTACTGTAACTCAAAAGGCCACCAAAAGCAAATTTGCTGAAAAAGAACAAGGGCTTGGGTTTTCAATTACTTGACTTAAAACTCTGAGGAGAACTTGCACGTACACATTTTATATCTGTTATTTTGAAGTTTCAGAATCTACACAATATATGTGCTGCAGGGTTTCACCCATAGGGTTTTACAtaagaaattcagaaaacatgcaaaatgcatttttaaatagggtttttttggaaggGTCATGGAATATATTCTGGCCTAAGATGTGAAAGCATGTATAGTCTCTATAATGAATATACCAAAACATCATTTATCAATAATGTAACAGCATTTACGTTTTCGCCTCTTAGTCTCCATCTTGTCATATAGATGAATTCCATAGTATGATCCTTCCCCATGATTTCTCCGTTGCATAGTACATCCAGCTTAAAATATAACAGAACAAACAGTAAGACAAAGGGATGCAGAATTTTAATGTCTAAATGAACTGCTAAGTGACTCTCCAGAGTTAATCTCTCCACTCCTATCACTATACAACAATTCCATCAGACATGTATATCAAACCTGGATGAATACAATATGCTGACAATATGCTATTTTTTGCACTGGTATTCAACTggtattttttcacttttgtggttttatttgaaGTGTGGAGAGAAGAAAGTCTGCTACCAAGGTATGAAATCAGCAGACAAACATTCCCTATATTTAGCTACACTACACAGTATCTGTTTGAAGAGAAAGCCTTGTGCTGTATTTTGAAGGCCATCTTGCTATGCCAGTGCTCTTTCAAACCCAAAGATACAAACCAGAAGTactgtaattttcatttaaaaaaatagattataaagaaatttttaaaaattagtttaaaaataattataaattataagAAAAATGCACTTCAAAGTACACAGACATTCATTAACTGAAAgcaaaagacaggaaaaaaaatgatctTACTGTGAAAAATTTCCAGTTTAAACTGTATTATAGCATCTTACTAGTGCCTGCCACTGCAAATGTTTgtcaatattttcattactaGAGCtatgttttctggtttttagacagaaaaaaaaagtcaaaattttGAAGTAAGCAGATTCTTTGTAACACAAGGCATTAAGGTACCAGACAGATTAAAAACCAAGTAACACCAAAAAGGCTGGTCAGCATGTCATGACACTGTGACAAACTCCTGTGTATAGCTATAAACCTGTGCACCAAACCTAACTCAGCCCTACCCCTGACTGAATCTGGCCTACCCTGCTGCTTGTGCTAAAGGCAACCTGCCCTTCATGGAGCCTTTGGCTCCTGTAAGAGAACAGGCTGAAGAAATAGTCTGGCTTCAGTCTAAATTCCTGTATCCCTGGAAAAAGGGGAAGTGGGTTTAAATATGGttgaatttcacagaaatgtatTATGttgcagggaaataaaatacaagcatCTTTCTTTCAAATGTACCTCATAGGAACTtggaagttttaattttaagctgAGAAACTTTTTGATAGTTCCCACGGTCACTCGAGTAGAACAGCGGATAAATTTCTTCATTAAACCctacagcaacagcaacaaatcAGAAAAGACATGTTAGAAATTCTGGAAAATGTGAGCAATCTTTAGGGCAAGAACAGCTGTAACTGATACTTTTTTCAATCAGTAACCAGTTTTACTGCACTCTCTTCTAATTCATAATGACACCATAGGTTCCTTTTTGTTcacttgttttcaaaatttaaaagatgaCAAGCAAGTTCATTTGACCCGTCTCTGGTTCTAAAGACATTTCTAAAAGATacaaaagggaggaaagaaaaaaaccaaaacccagctACCatcaaaaccaccaaaacccccaGAAGAACTTAAATAATCAATGTGTTTGTGTTAGTTATGCTGGGGGTCAAACAAATGTTGCATTCCTTAGAAGAGTTAAGAACCTCCAAAGTTACACATGTAACataatacacagaaaatataaGTAGTTTCATTAGAAAAgttcttaaatatatttttcttattattctGCTATTTgcaatttaataaaatgttattaaaatctAAGGTGATTTCTAAAGATTTTCTAAAGACTTTTGTCTAGACTCAGTATGTTAGGTAATCTCCTTCAGGAACAGAACCCAAATATCCCTAATTCTTAAAACAGCAATTGGCAGGTATTACTCTACACGTTTTGCAGACTGAAGTGACCTCCCCAAGGCCATAGACAACATACCAGAGTCAGGTCTACAGCTCAGAAAATCTGGATCCCAGTCATTCAGTGCACAACACATTTGATAAGCAGGTTCATTCTGGCACGTTAAGACAGTGATCCTGAAGGTGTGAGGCAGCTCACCTACAGCTACCTTCATAAGTACCTCTATGGTATGCTGTAATCTGTTGTGTAATGCACTTATATACCATCAAGGCTGTAGACCACAAAACTGTAACccagacacaaaaaaaattccactgtCACAGATGGATTTCTGtacagaactgtatttttcacaaaatatcAAAGATACACTGAAATGCTTCTAACAGAAGGACAAAATAAGTGTGGAGTGGGAACAGGTCACcacattaaaatttatttttaatggttaTAAAATCATTTGGTTCCTGTAAGATGCTATTCTGTCATCAATAACTACAGCACTGTTTGTTTGCTACTCACTTTGACGACATTATCTCCTGACTGCCCATTGTTGCGTAAACAGTCGAGGCAGATTGCAATCTGTGGGTCACTCCTGTGGTAGTCTTTATCTTCTTCATTTTCATCACACTCCTCATCTACTTTGGGTTTATCAGCTTTTGGACTTCCATCTGTAAAATACAAAGATCATATTATTTaagtataaaataattaaaaatcacatatttgagaaaaaaggcattttatgaGCCATactttttcttcacattaaATTTACACAATTCCAACTCAGTGCATTCTTAAACTGAccaatttaaaaatctttgaaaacaaatttttactACTGAAATTTTAATGCAATATGCAAGCAACAGATTTCTATGGAACAGAAAATTAGTCAGTGGACTATATCAGGTATGGCTGTCTACATCTGATATGTCCAATAATTAAAACCCTGCAACTGTGCATGCATCAGGATCTCTCAGACACATAAACCTAGTGTAAGATGTGGCAGTTCACTGACAAacataatgttttaaaataaacaatggAATAACCAATCCCAACATTTGTATATCAAAGTAACACAGTGAATCAATTCCTATTAACTGTCTGTCACAATAATCCAGGGAAGACAAGTTCCTGTAATGTAATCATGAGGTAAATTAAAGCTTAGATTTCATCCACTTTTGACCTGATCTAAGTAATGCCACTGTAAGAACTCCAGGTGTTTCTCCCCAGAAGGATTTTACAGCTATATAGCCATATATTTACTTATTCCCccttaaaaccaaaaaatacaaagaaaagaggaaagctCTGTGAATTTTTTAGCAGAGCTTATATAAATTACATAATCGCATATAATGTGTTATCCCCTTTCACTCATGCTGTTAACATGTTCTATTGGTTCCTTGTTTAAAACCCTTTGGAAAAGGAAGCATCTCGTACAGTTTAGCAAGGCTTAGCAAAGTTGAGCACTCAAATGCTAAGACTAGCAAGTACATCTAGATAAGGCTGCAATGTATGTAAATAACAACCATAAAACGGAATAAGTTTCACAGATTTAGAATACAGTATACAATAATCTTATTGTAtacatgtggtttttttctgtatcccCCACTTACtcattttgatttaaaacaaaGGCTGCTCTCTGTTGGAATAAAACACTACCACAATTAACTGGAATAAGctgctttcacatttttaaaaaaactttcagATCaagttctgctgctttcctaCACTTACAAGACTTCTAAAGGAATTTAGAAGAGTTCAGATGAGAAAATAGAATGTAAACTTTAATAAATACCAAGCCATGACTAAGTTTCTTGACACAGTAATTAGTTCCCTTTGTCAGTTTACATATTctagatgagttttaaggtaTATTCATTACTTTTCTCTCTTACAGTTTTTAAGTTTTCAGTAATTATAAAAGACTTGTCCCCAAGTCCCTACTGATGCATTTAGTTGAATTTGTATCATACATACATTTTGTTCCTATCATCTTCCTATGAACAGAATTTATAGTATCAAACtagatttttttgccttttttttttttctgaaagtccAGGAAGCAAACTCTATTAACTCAGCAGGTGCAGTCTACCTGTCACAAGCATTTGTTCAGTTCAGGCTGGAGAGTACCAATGagtattttttctctgcatCATGGTATGTTTCATCTGTCAACTCTTTCTGGCAACCACTCTCCTCCTGGAGTCACCAATGCCTGAGATATGCTTTattgtttggggattttttccttctggtatGTGAAAATTTTAAGTCCTGGGATGTTTTTACAGATCTTAGATGCTTGGGTTGGGAACTGTGCTGTGACCTGTGGCACAGGACATAACTGACAGACTCTTGAACTACAGGAGCAATGTGATTGCAGGGCATGGTACTGACCACTGAAACAGTCTCTTCTAACTGAAATTACTCtcagcaaataatttcttcccaGGCAAGATTCTAAATGCTTGTTTATGGCAGAAAATAGCTTAAGTGCTCATATTTTGACTCAATGAGTTGTCATGACTTTTGAATGGTTTATAGAGACAAAGTTCCATAGCCCCAGGATACAGTCACTAATGGAGTTGGATACATCTGTAGCTACTAAGAAGTGTATTTGGTGAGTTAGAGCTTTCCTCTCATTAAAAAACAATCCAAGATCTCACTATCCTTATTAACTCATCTCCATAAGGTTTACCATTAAATCAGGAGAGGAAGGTAAGAACCAGAAAAGTAAGTTGGTGAAAAGTACATTCTACAAATTCACAAATTATCTGTTAATTCTTTCTATGTATATAGCAGAATACCATTTTCTAAACAGTCAAGAAATGTCTATATctcacaaaaaaatattctaagtatttttaaaactgaacagGTATGCACTACATAGTATACTGTAGTcaaataatataatttaatctaaactgttctgcagtttttaatttatttatataatggAGAAAATAACATTGTCCCTTACAATGGATGCCAAATGCAAATCAACAAAActtgtgagaaagaaaatgaaatgttacaAAGTTGAAAAGAAGACATTATAAAGAAATGAGTGCAGAAGAATATTACAAGATGTTTACTTGACAGTTACCCTTTACTGAAAATagctatttttttaacttagcAGAGTCTTTCAAAAGTTctttaaaatcaaatcaaacaGGCTACAGTATTAAAAACCTGATGTCAAACTAAAGGGGCATAAAACCAGCTGGATGTAGTCCTCACTTAGCACCTCAATACTGCGTTTCAAAGTTCATGGGTCAActacaaaaaatgaaacaaaacaaaccaacaaccaaccaaccaaaaagaaacaaacaaacaaaaaagcattgTGGAATCTATATAAAACAATTATTTAGCATGTGTGGAAAACTGTTTTACTACTTGTCATAACTAATTCTTGACAACCTCCTACTTAACAGATGGTCAAATTTGGTAACAGAAAGTAATCTGTAAAAACTGTGcgaaaaaaaaatctgtatcttgctgtattaagaaaattaaaaattcagctgGACAATTGTGGGAGCATTGCAAGTGAGAGCCTAGggtaatgcaaataaaaatgatggTAAAACAGCTAGTGTTTGTTAGCCAACTGGTTAATAGATAAGCAGCAGTATACGGAGGCTCATACCACATTTGCACAGTCACTACAGGTTTTCTGTAGTAGCTTTGAATccagtaaaaacaaaatgtaCTTGTGTGAGTGAAGAAACCAGTCTTAATAAGCAGTGTTACTTAACATatagaagagggaaaaaatcatCACCTTGTCCATTTTCttgaggtttgtttttcttccaaaactcGATCTCTCTCTGCAGTTCCTCTAGTTAACATCAAAGAACAgtaatgtgaatttttaaatcaatatcAGGTATATAATCAGAAACAGCCATATTCCCTCCGCCAACCCAAACAGCTCCCAAAACCAAATGAGAAACTTACGTTCTCGAAGTCCAGGCACCAACTTAAATATAATTTCCTCTAAGGTGTTATCCAgcctttcagaaggaaaaaatacatttcacatTAAATGGAAACCAgcatttacagtatttttagtgtttaaatgaaaaacacatttgaatAATGAAAtgagtttcatttttctggtAAATAATAAATCCTGTCAAAGTCAACTGATTTTAGCTTGAGAGACAACATACATTAAAGCTTATCTCAACCACCTCCTAAATGGATTTATCATAGAAATAACtaaggcatttattttttaatatataaagagaagaatgaaacaaaagagaaaaaacattatactcaaaaatttttattttttgaatttgTATTGCCTGCAAACAATAGTGTTACTAAAACAAACAGACTGGAAGAGTAGTATCCAATTTTAAGGTCCAGTTCATGACTAGTAACCATGAAAATTATAAACTCCATTATCATATTAAGTGTTGAAGTGCTTTGGTAATAAGCCTGTTACGACAAACTGAACAGACCATTCCCTACTTACCACACCACAGACAAACCAGTCTTGGCAGGATAAAGAAGACCACAGAGCATCCATGCTGCTCTGACTTGACAGTTCTCAGTACCCAGTGTAATTAATTTGAACTATTTGAATCTGCCATGAGTTGGTACACCAGAAGACTGTACACAGCGCAGGTATGTCTTCTGATACCCTGCTATTAGTGCCAAAACTAGTTACTACAGTCCCTTCCAGTGGGCACAGTGAAGTGACCCTTTTGTTGCTgaagctaaaatatttttctttccttttctctgaatTTAACCAACTCTTCTATCCATTTAGTTTATCATCTGCTTTCTAGTTCTACTTCCTCTCCTGGTCTCTTGTCCTTCAGTTTCCTCTGTCTTtcattctgtttccttttccttcctctcctttgccCTTTATGTCATCTCTTGTCAGCAGAAACTCCCAATGCCCACAGCCTAAACAAAAACtcatgacaaaataaaataataaataatacagaGAAATTAAGTACCTTGACATTCAGTCAGAATCTGGCATATTTTTAATTCCCTGATTTTTTCACCTCAATAACAAtctatttttttacatatatatttgcAAATACACCCGTGTACATGGTATTAATAATACACAATaagcctgtttaaaaaaacatagCTGTTCTGTCATTTGTTTACCAACAGGGGCAAAGTAGGAGTAAGActgaatgtttttattgttgAGGAATGCCTAAAATCCATATAAATTGATAAAAATTATCTTAGAATAAATACAGGAGTATTCAAGGGTCTCTTTACAGAATTTGCACTTGTACAAAAAGTACAAAATTAGACCCATCACCTAACCATCAAGTTCTGAGACTAGTTCCCTGTGGAATCCATCAGTAGATACAATCATACCCTAGGAATATTCATGTTTAAGCTACAACCACAATCCATTCTTAATTGCTTCTTCTTAAGGGGAtgacaacaacaaaatccaGCAAGTGAAACACACCTCccataaaacaaagcaacatAACGAGCACTTTCTCAGAGgtaagaaggaaattaaaattgtaaGATGTCTGAGTGCTTGATTTCTAATAGATGACAACATAGGTCATCTGTTAGGTCATCAACGTACCAGATGGTGCATCTCGTAGTCTCCTCTGTCAGTATCTAAGGTAACTACAGGGTACTGCTTTCTGTGAGGTTCCCACACAGAGCACTGGGAACTTGGGAACATGTCTTAGAAATGGAATTCATTTCACACTGTCAGAAAGCTCCAACCTTCATAATTTACTCAttaaaagaaactaaataaGGACTTCAAAAAAGAACATCACTGCCTTAATTAAAAATCCCTCTTTTCCTCAGGATGGTATAATACATGCTGGTTTTCcttcaattatttttgaaaattcccACTTAGCCCTTTCTAATTTACCTTCAGTGGCCCAGAACAGAAGTCACTGGTAATgctaaaatagcaaaaaaatccagtatACTTTGCAAAGTTACAATGCTAGAAGCAAGAACTGGCTTCCCACTCTAGCCAatgactttattttctttcaaaaactaaacaaaaaccccttttttttctttacagaggATAAATACTGATCAATACTCTGAcaaagggcagaaaaaaaaagccctatcTGATCTTTAAGtccagggaaaataaaatgttagggaaaaatgaaatttttacaAGATTCTCAATTTCAGATGCATCTTACAGTGTTCCCATAATCCACATATGTGAGCACTCTGACATAAAGATTTGTATTTGACTCACATCAAACCCATTCCAAAATGAAACTACTTGAAAAAGGTGGTCTCAGTCATTTAATATGACACTTCCTGTTAATGCTGAAACAAGATTGATATTTTAGAGACACCTCTTTCCACTCCGACATCTTCCAACCATCTTCCAAATCTCCAAACCAGAATGTAGAGAAAGAAGAACCAAGCATTTCTGTCAGCTTAGTATAGTTTCTTTTTTCACCTCTTCTATAATACTGAATGAGTTATAAGATCAATACTCTCTGATAATCATCAGCAAATGGGAACCAAACTAAGACTATTGCTCAGGAAAACTTGCATGCACAGGAGTACGCtagcaagagaaaaagaagtctgCCTTCGTGACATTGTCAACACAGACCCTATTGAGTACTGATGCTGCAGAATTCTGCTAAATCAGTAAAGGGAATTCTTAAAACTTAACACTCTtcctacattttcattttagagcTCAATGTTGAATTTGAGGCTTACTGAATTTCAGACTTAGTCTGGTAGTTACAACAGACCCTAAGTGCAGCCAACTACGAGATACATGTAAAAAGCTCACATAGTTATGAAGTTACTCAGAACTGGGTTTAGAAGTACTTTATAAAGCTTATCTGAGAGATCTTAGTTACTACTATGTGGTGTTCAGCACGATTTCTCAGAAAATGACTGCATTCTTTAGCAATGATCTCTATGGTCAGAGTGCAAGACTTGTATTAAAGGCTGATCTCTATGGTCAGAGTGTAAGACTTGTATAAAGTTATGCAGGCAACAGCCAGGAAAGATAATTCCATTGCACTGCTCATGTGCTCTTCTGATTATTAGTTTAGCAAATGTTTAAAGTTGGTCCATAAAATACAACCAGGAAACTACTAACTATATGCAGTTTCTTGGCAAAGAGACCAAATGACTCAAAAAGGAATTTCAGGAAATAATTGCATAGAAAATACCTCTTCCCACATTTGGGGCTTGTGCTCTCAACTTTCCTCACCCATCTATAATTTCCTGCTCAAAGGACATTATTTGTTTACTAAACATCTACTACATGTTTCAGAAAATGCATCTTTCATCTCATGTGAAGTGGTCCCAccagaataaaagaaatatttctaaatgcttttgttttcagcttaTTAGTAGCCTATAGCATGTTCTGTTATGACTCACACAGCACCTCAAAAACTGAcaggaaaccagaaaaatacTTACGGTAAACACCTACATAAACCTGCTCAGCCCTCTCCTTCCAAAAAACATTCAGATGATAAAGACTTAGGCCAATCACACCCTTTCCAGTTGCTGAATTCAATCTCTCTCAGTTTCCCTCTTTGTATATAACTGAAGTATGGGAATGGTTGTGCACACACGGATCAGtcaaaaatcaaagcaatgTATGAAAAATTGTAACAAAAACAATGGCACCAGGAAATAATACCAAGCCTAGTAAATTCCAGatgtaaatttatatttttacattaatttaagTCCTCGTAAGTTCACAACAGtattacaaaataataatactGGGGGATGGGGTGGAGGTAGAGTTGGGAGTGAGGGCAGGGAGTGCCTTCATCACTCTAGGAAAACATGAAGTTCTTCCACTTATGATGACATTTCTTGATTTCTCTATCTTACGAGATGTCTATCATCTTTTCTTTCAACATAACATCACTAAAAGTGAATCCAGAATTTCCggaaaaataattgtttttgaAAAGATGTGTTACTGTGATATAGAGAAAAATCTCAAGAAAGGGTATttataatgtaaaaaaaattttcattaatgtCTTTACATTAATCTCACAGCAGATTTCAATCAGACTGGCAGACCTATGCCCTGAAAAACATTGGTTTTTGCATGATTCTTTTTCTATATTgttctaagaagaaaaaatttgcCATGTGGTTTGGAATGCCCTAAATAATTCGAAAAAAGAAACACTAGCATTTAATTTCATGTAAAGAATAAAAGGTATCTGGTTCATTTATTTGCTTAATAGAaacattaaaatgcttttttttttagacttgTACAATATAATCACTCTTTGTCTTTCCCTTATGTTTCCTCCTTTTATTACATCTGAAAAAACTCAGTTTAGACTTCAGTGGGAGCTGAGAAGATGACAACCTACATGGCTTAGAACAGTTAATACAtgcattataaaaataaacaaaacaatcaaTTCCCTTATAGGATAAAGatgttaagatttttttctttttctgttgttctttcatttcagcaaaTATTGTGAAATAGCATCTTACCTTAACATTTCTAGTGGATTGGTCTCATGCACTTGGTTGCCACACCTGGGACAGTCATTGCTGTCTTCAAAGTGCTGAACGATACAAGTCTTACAAACTaagagaaggggggaaaaaaaaggaaaaaacaacttgAAAAGATCTAAATAATATTGCTCAAGTATGACCTAATGATACGTGGTAGCTACTTCATGCATCAGAAGTGAATGAGTATTATCTTAAAGTAAATAATTACAATGAATCTTATCTTGTTCCTCAAAACCTTAGTTAGTTCTGCTACGCtgagacaccaaggtcagcaGCACAGGTTGGACAAGCACTGCTTTAAATGATGAGATATTTTTGCTACTTAGAACTCTCCCAGAATCATAACATGTGAAGCCCATAGCCTGTACCACTTTAAAGAACAGGTTCTCTCAGAGAGCGTGTGCTGGGGAGcttcagcccagcagagcccaccATCACCTCAGCTGATCTGAAAAGGACTTACATACATCACTTCTGTTCCAGTGGTGTTGCTTGCAGCTGAAAATACTGGTTCAAGTACTCATTGTAAGAGAAAAGTTCACAGAAATTGTACGCAGGTTCAAAGTGTTTCCCTTTTGACACAGTGCTTTCCAAAGCAATGAcaaaatttaatatttgaatCAACACTTAATATTTGAATCTTTCAATGAAAAACCAGGATCATGACCATGGCAAGTAtcaacaaacccaaaccaaaaccaatgtGAATTTAAAAACCAATGAACTGAAAGTAAACTAAACAAGGTGCTACACTACTGTTGCTTCCAAATGATTAATTACAGACTCTAGATTTTAATGTCATTAATAAGAAAATGGAAGCCAAGATGATGAGAACAAATATGCCTGCTATTATTACTGCACCACAATGCTCTGGACAGAGATACAC
Protein-coding regions in this window:
- the PCGF5 gene encoding polycomb group RING finger protein 5 isoform X1 is translated as MATQRKHLVKDFNPHITCYICKGYLIKPTTVTECLHTFCKTCIVQHFEDSNDCPRCGNQVHETNPLEMLRLDNTLEEIIFKLVPGLREQELQREIEFWKKNKPQENGQDGSPKADKPKVDEECDENEEDKDYHRSDPQIAICLDCLRNNGQSGDNVVKGLMKKFIRCSTRVTVGTIKKFLSLKLKLPSSYELDVLCNGEIMGKDHTMEFIYMTRWRLRGENFRCQNCSSSQVCSQDGTFYQSYPMVLQYRPRIDFG
- the PCGF5 gene encoding polycomb group RING finger protein 5 isoform X2 is translated as MATQRKHLVKDFNPHITCYICKGYLIKPTTVTECLHTFCKTCIVQHFEDSNDCPRCGNQVHETNPLEMLRLDNTLEEIIFKLVPGLREQELQREIEFWKKNKPQENGQDGSPKADKPKVDEECDENEEDKDYHRSDPQIAICLDCLRNNGQSGDNVVKGLMKKFIRCSTRVTVGTIKKFLSLKLKLPSSYELDVLCNGEIMGKDHTMEFIYMTRWRLRGENSYPMVLQYRPRIDFG